A window from Corvus cornix cornix isolate S_Up_H32 chromosome 8, ASM73873v5, whole genome shotgun sequence encodes these proteins:
- the IL12RB2 gene encoding interleukin-12 receptor subunit beta-2 isoform X2, which translates to MPFAWIVPSAIWLVLHFTAESCRKGVVGASRAARGTVGVCGNGNVTANTACAIRQGTNVTLSCQLGALQGAAPCWAAIFLNNSEQVRNQGGSVSKTFAVTTYGKHTFTCKTLCGDKTRLVCGIDIQCGNPPDEPRNVSCIQHGTRGHLTCTWDKGRLTYLDTAYGIELSNGTDTFCFPEETPSQVFGSRALSKLDFDSNYTVVVSASNKLGNASSQPLTFMLIDIVKPHPPAFSVEFDDSSATNCTFSWHDEAQAQHYRLRYRPLSRHTWSVALSKPEAGGRILGYTVTLEALDHGKLPAQSHQTTQTSFSRVTPRVGHRITVSAHNSRGSSPPVAILARPGSQDLPPPQRVSAVALGNSSILVSWSPPLGSAVSVGGYVVEWEEPWREPRLQPQHSWVKLPPSHLSTVLAEHIRDNVCYQIHVSALYQDRAGQAASVRGNSTAQAPSAGPQMLTTPWASGVLVSWEEIPAPQQRGCITGYHIYLQRRDRQGQPEVHAVPAGKAPCSLHIPDLEPGEHHDLWMTAVTAAGEGPRGNSDSVCLESAGGWVTLVLICSFCSFFILSACVCSVPPVRKVFQALFSLLLPQWQSKAIPDPANATWARSLTATKAELSAPSSPFLPSGFEEPETTPVEETFAHPEPPVPGDKLLVGSAGSRGHGDWAQESSGEEQQLPELYQRLVAEAMEPPEPVSEYISNPGTSALPPEPDTAPDPPEPDCSPLSVFPTTFLTPALCCEGNLTLDRVKLNCSSFPSVSAQPVQSVTRDASK; encoded by the exons ATGCCATTTGCATGGATCGTGCCCTCAGCAATTTGGTTGGTGCTGCACTTCACGGCAG AATCCTGCAGGAAAGGGGTGGTGggggccagcagagctgcccgTGGCACCGTGGGGGTCTGTGGCAATGGGAACGTGACAGCCAACACGGCCTGTGCCATCCGGCAGGGCACCAACGTCACCCTGTCCTGCCAGCtgggagccctgcagggagctgccccGTGCTGGGCCGCGATTTTCCTCAACAACTCCGAGCAAGTCAGAAACCAGGGAGGCTCAGTCAGCAAAACCTTTGCGGTCACTACCTACGGCAAACACACCTTCACGTGCAAAACCCTCTGTGGAGACAAGACCAGACTCGTTTGTGGAATCGATATCCAGTGTGGAA ATCCTCCAGATGAGCCCAGAAATGTGTCCTGTATCCAGCATGGGACACGGGGACATCTCACCTGCACCTGGGACAAAGGAAGGCTCACCTACCTCGACACTGCCTATGGAATCGA gctctccAATGGGACAGACAccttttgctttccagaagaAACTCCCAGTCAGGTGTTCGGCTCTcgggctctgagcaagctggaTTTTGACTCCAATTACACCGTGGTGGTCTCTGCCTCCAATAAATTAGGAAATGCCTCGTCCCAGCCACTCACCTTCATGCTAATAGACATAG TGAAGCCACATCCTCCCGCGTTTTCAGTGGAATTTGATGACTCTTCTGCCACCAACTGCACCTTTTCGTGGCACGACGAGGCACAAGCACAGCACTACAGGCTGAGATACCGTCCCCTCAGCAGGCACACCTGGAGCGTG GCTCTGAGCAagccagaggcaggagggagaatCCTGGGATACACGGTGACCTTGGAAGCCCTGGACCACGGGAAGCTCCCAGCACAATCCCACCAAACCACCCAGACCAGCTTCTCCAGGGTGACCCCCAGGGTGGGCCACAGGATCACGGTCAGCGCCCACAACTCCCGGGGCAGCTCCCCCCCTGTGGCCATCCTGGCCCGCCCGGGCAGCCAGG ATCTGCCCCCTCCTCAGCGAGTCTCTGCCGTGGCCCTGGGGAACAGCAGCATCCTGGTGAGCTGGAGCCCCCCCCTCGGATCCGCCGTGTCCGTGGGGGGCTATGTGGTGGAGTGGGAAGAGCCCTGGAGGGAGCCACgcctgcagccccagcacagctgggtgaAGCTGCCCCCGTCCCACCTGTCCACGGTGCTAGCAG AGCACATCAGAGATAACGTCTGCTATCAGATCCACGTGTCTGCACTTTATCAGGACAGAGCTGGACAGGCAGCATCAGTCAGGGGAAACTCCACAGCACAAG CCCCATCAGCTGGGCCCCAGATGCTCACAACCCCCTGGGCCAGCGGCGTCCTGGTTTCCTGGGAGGAGatcccagctccccagcagaggggctgcatCACTGGGTACCACATCTACCTgcagaggagggacaggcagggccAGCCCGAGGTCCATG CCGTTCCTGCCGGGAAGGCTCCTTGCTCCCTGCACATCCCTGACCTGGAGCCAGGGGAGCACCACGACCTTTGGATGACGGCGGTGACCGCGGCCGGGGAGGGGCCCCGGGGCAACAGCGACAGCGTCTGCCTGGAAA GTGCTGGGGGCTGGGTCACTCTGGTGCTcatctgcagcttctgcagcttcttcaTCCTCTCAGCCTGCGTTTGTTCTGTGCCTCCAGTGAGGAAAGT ATTCCAGGCgcttttctccctcctcctgccgcAGTGGCAGAGCAAAGCCATTCCCGACCCTGCCAACGCCACGTGGGCCAGGAGCTTAACGGCTACCAAG GCGGAGCTGAGCgctccctccagccccttcctgccCAGCGGCTTCGAAGAGCCCGAAACGACCCCGGTGGAGGAAACCTTCGCGCACCCCGAGCCCCCCGTGCCTGGGGACAAGCTGCTGGTGGGCAGCGCTGGCAGCAGGGGGCACGGGGACTGGGCACAGGAGAGCTCgggggaggagcagcagctccctgagctgtACCAGAGGCTGGTGGCGGAGGCGATGGAGCCCCCGGAGCCCGTGTCCGAGTACATCTCCAACCCCGGCACCTCCGCCCTGCCCCCGGAGCCCGACACTGCCCCCGACCCCCCCGAGCCCGACTGCAGCCCCCTCTCCGTCTTCCCAACCACATTCCTGACTCCTGCCCTCTGCTGCGAAGGGAATCTGACGCTGGATAGAGTGAAACTGaactgcagctccttcccaag tgtttcagcacAGCCAGTCCAGTCAGTCACACGTGACGCCTCCAAGTGA
- the IL12RB2 gene encoding interleukin-12 receptor subunit beta-2 isoform X1, translated as MPFAWIVPSAIWLVLHFTAESCRKGVVGASRAARGTVGVCGNGNVTANTACAIRQGTNVTLSCQLGALQGAAPCWAAIFLNNSEQVRNQGGSVSKTFAVTTYGKHTFTCKTLCGDKTRLVCGIDIQCGNPPDEPRNVSCIQHGTRGHLTCTWDKGRLTYLDTAYGIELSNGTDTFCFPEETPSQVFGSRALSKLDFDSNYTVVVSASNKLGNASSQPLTFMLIDIVKPHPPAFSVEFDDSSATNCTFSWHDEAQAQHYRLRYRPLSRHTWSVVESFHREEYHLQGLEPDTAYEFQVSCRILRGRGQWSDWSRRQMHTPAAVPTGILDVWYRQQDVDSGHQNLSLFWKALSKPEAGGRILGYTVTLEALDHGKLPAQSHQTTQTSFSRVTPRVGHRITVSAHNSRGSSPPVAILARPGSQDLPPPQRVSAVALGNSSILVSWSPPLGSAVSVGGYVVEWEEPWREPRLQPQHSWVKLPPSHLSTVLAEHIRDNVCYQIHVSALYQDRAGQAASVRGNSTAQAPSAGPQMLTTPWASGVLVSWEEIPAPQQRGCITGYHIYLQRRDRQGQPEVHAVPAGKAPCSLHIPDLEPGEHHDLWMTAVTAAGEGPRGNSDSVCLESAGGWVTLVLICSFCSFFILSACVCSVPPVRKVFQALFSLLLPQWQSKAIPDPANATWARSLTATKAELSAPSSPFLPSGFEEPETTPVEETFAHPEPPVPGDKLLVGSAGSRGHGDWAQESSGEEQQLPELYQRLVAEAMEPPEPVSEYISNPGTSALPPEPDTAPDPPEPDCSPLSVFPTTFLTPALCCEGNLTLDRVKLNCSSFPSVSAQPVQSVTRDASK; from the exons ATGCCATTTGCATGGATCGTGCCCTCAGCAATTTGGTTGGTGCTGCACTTCACGGCAG AATCCTGCAGGAAAGGGGTGGTGggggccagcagagctgcccgTGGCACCGTGGGGGTCTGTGGCAATGGGAACGTGACAGCCAACACGGCCTGTGCCATCCGGCAGGGCACCAACGTCACCCTGTCCTGCCAGCtgggagccctgcagggagctgccccGTGCTGGGCCGCGATTTTCCTCAACAACTCCGAGCAAGTCAGAAACCAGGGAGGCTCAGTCAGCAAAACCTTTGCGGTCACTACCTACGGCAAACACACCTTCACGTGCAAAACCCTCTGTGGAGACAAGACCAGACTCGTTTGTGGAATCGATATCCAGTGTGGAA ATCCTCCAGATGAGCCCAGAAATGTGTCCTGTATCCAGCATGGGACACGGGGACATCTCACCTGCACCTGGGACAAAGGAAGGCTCACCTACCTCGACACTGCCTATGGAATCGA gctctccAATGGGACAGACAccttttgctttccagaagaAACTCCCAGTCAGGTGTTCGGCTCTcgggctctgagcaagctggaTTTTGACTCCAATTACACCGTGGTGGTCTCTGCCTCCAATAAATTAGGAAATGCCTCGTCCCAGCCACTCACCTTCATGCTAATAGACATAG TGAAGCCACATCCTCCCGCGTTTTCAGTGGAATTTGATGACTCTTCTGCCACCAACTGCACCTTTTCGTGGCACGACGAGGCACAAGCACAGCACTACAGGCTGAGATACCGTCCCCTCAGCAGGCACACCTGGAGCGTG GTTGAAAGCTTCCACAGGGAGGAATACCAcctgcaggggctggagccTGACACAGCCTACGAGTTCCAGGTGAGCTGCAGGATCCTCCGGGGGCGAGGGCAGTGGAGCGactggagcaggaggcagatgCACACCCCAGCAGCAG TGCCCACTGGGATCCTGGATGTCTGGTACCGGCAGCAGGACGTGGACTCTGGGCACCAGAACCTCTCCCTTTTTTGGAAG GCTCTGAGCAagccagaggcaggagggagaatCCTGGGATACACGGTGACCTTGGAAGCCCTGGACCACGGGAAGCTCCCAGCACAATCCCACCAAACCACCCAGACCAGCTTCTCCAGGGTGACCCCCAGGGTGGGCCACAGGATCACGGTCAGCGCCCACAACTCCCGGGGCAGCTCCCCCCCTGTGGCCATCCTGGCCCGCCCGGGCAGCCAGG ATCTGCCCCCTCCTCAGCGAGTCTCTGCCGTGGCCCTGGGGAACAGCAGCATCCTGGTGAGCTGGAGCCCCCCCCTCGGATCCGCCGTGTCCGTGGGGGGCTATGTGGTGGAGTGGGAAGAGCCCTGGAGGGAGCCACgcctgcagccccagcacagctgggtgaAGCTGCCCCCGTCCCACCTGTCCACGGTGCTAGCAG AGCACATCAGAGATAACGTCTGCTATCAGATCCACGTGTCTGCACTTTATCAGGACAGAGCTGGACAGGCAGCATCAGTCAGGGGAAACTCCACAGCACAAG CCCCATCAGCTGGGCCCCAGATGCTCACAACCCCCTGGGCCAGCGGCGTCCTGGTTTCCTGGGAGGAGatcccagctccccagcagaggggctgcatCACTGGGTACCACATCTACCTgcagaggagggacaggcagggccAGCCCGAGGTCCATG CCGTTCCTGCCGGGAAGGCTCCTTGCTCCCTGCACATCCCTGACCTGGAGCCAGGGGAGCACCACGACCTTTGGATGACGGCGGTGACCGCGGCCGGGGAGGGGCCCCGGGGCAACAGCGACAGCGTCTGCCTGGAAA GTGCTGGGGGCTGGGTCACTCTGGTGCTcatctgcagcttctgcagcttcttcaTCCTCTCAGCCTGCGTTTGTTCTGTGCCTCCAGTGAGGAAAGT ATTCCAGGCgcttttctccctcctcctgccgcAGTGGCAGAGCAAAGCCATTCCCGACCCTGCCAACGCCACGTGGGCCAGGAGCTTAACGGCTACCAAG GCGGAGCTGAGCgctccctccagccccttcctgccCAGCGGCTTCGAAGAGCCCGAAACGACCCCGGTGGAGGAAACCTTCGCGCACCCCGAGCCCCCCGTGCCTGGGGACAAGCTGCTGGTGGGCAGCGCTGGCAGCAGGGGGCACGGGGACTGGGCACAGGAGAGCTCgggggaggagcagcagctccctgagctgtACCAGAGGCTGGTGGCGGAGGCGATGGAGCCCCCGGAGCCCGTGTCCGAGTACATCTCCAACCCCGGCACCTCCGCCCTGCCCCCGGAGCCCGACACTGCCCCCGACCCCCCCGAGCCCGACTGCAGCCCCCTCTCCGTCTTCCCAACCACATTCCTGACTCCTGCCCTCTGCTGCGAAGGGAATCTGACGCTGGATAGAGTGAAACTGaactgcagctccttcccaag tgtttcagcacAGCCAGTCCAGTCAGTCACACGTGACGCCTCCAAGTGA